The following coding sequences are from one Ursus arctos isolate Adak ecotype North America unplaced genomic scaffold, UrsArc2.0 scaffold_23, whole genome shotgun sequence window:
- the LOC113264914 gene encoding serum amyloid A-2 protein-like: MKLFLGVLLCSLVLGVSSQGWLSFLKEAGQGTRDMMRAYSDMREANYKNSDKYFHARGNYDAARRGPGGAWAAKVISDARESSQRVTDLFKYGNSGHGVEDSKADQAANEWGRSGKDPNHFRPPGLPAKY; this comes from the exons ATGAAGCTCTTCCTGGGTGTCCTCTTGTGCTCCCTGGTCCTGGGCGTCAGCAGCCAAGGATGGTTATCCTTCCTCAAGGAAGCTGGTCAAG ggaCTAGAGACATGATGAGAGCCTACTCTGACATGAGAGAAGCCAATTACAAAAATTCAGACAAATACTTCCATGCCCGGGGGAACTATGATGCTGCACGAAGGggccctgggggtgcctgggctgCTAAAGTCATCAG CGACGCCAGAGAGAGTTCTCAGAGAGTCACAGACCTTTTTAAGTATGGAAACAGTGGCCACGGAGTGGAGGACTCGAAGGCTGACCAGGCTGCCAATGAATGGGGCCGCAGTGGCAAAGACCCCAACCACTTCCGACCCCCTGGCCTGCCTGCCAAGTACTGA